One Terriglobales bacterium DNA segment encodes these proteins:
- a CDS encoding TetR/AcrR family transcriptional regulator, which produces MTNSQIWTVVIKPNSTSLATPVGRRERKRNETRDKLFHSALQLFAKNGFASTRVEEITEAADVAKGTFFNYFPSKDHVLLYFASRQIGRVELCLEQATAGEEPIRKLVRSMAEDLLVLPSSTPELARSMLASFMSSEEVRKVVREQIADRGRRILAQILEIGQSRNEIRTDMEAYELARTFQQCMFGTLLLWSLHPAEPITGILKRTFEVMWSGMRVPMPVKTQRKK; this is translated from the coding sequence ATGACCAATAGTCAAATATGGACTGTGGTCATTAAGCCAAATTCGACATCCCTCGCAACGCCGGTCGGGCGGCGCGAGCGGAAGCGCAATGAAACTCGCGACAAGCTGTTTCACTCAGCTCTGCAACTCTTCGCGAAGAACGGATTCGCCTCCACGCGGGTGGAAGAGATCACCGAGGCCGCTGATGTGGCAAAGGGGACATTTTTCAACTATTTCCCGAGCAAAGATCACGTCCTGCTTTATTTCGCTTCGCGCCAGATCGGCCGCGTCGAACTATGCCTGGAGCAGGCCACCGCTGGCGAAGAGCCGATTCGCAAATTAGTACGCTCCATGGCAGAAGATCTTCTGGTCTTGCCGTCAAGCACGCCCGAACTTGCGCGCAGCATGCTGGCTTCTTTCATGAGCAGCGAGGAAGTGCGCAAGGTGGTGCGGGAGCAGATCGCGGACCGCGGACGGCGGATACTCGCGCAGATTCTTGAAATAGGTCAGTCACGAAATGAAATTCGGACCGACATGGAAGCTTACGAACTCGCGCGCACATTTCAGCAGTGCATGTTTGGAACGCTCCTGCTCTGGTCACTGCATCCAGCAGAGCCGATCACGGGAATTCTGAAACGGACCTTCGAAGTCATGTGGAGTGGAATGCGGGTACCCATGCCGGTAAAGACGCAACGAAAGAAGTAA